From Micromonospora nigra, one genomic window encodes:
- a CDS encoding MFS transporter: MDGHRFAVSRLLPPPGLPRAIAYRSAMVAVGSGTFLTGSIVFFTEVLGLSPVQIGIGFSIAGLAGVVTSLPLGALADRIGGQRSWAVGALGSALTFAAYPLVTSFAGFAILMVVAAVTDSFANAGRTIYTAAAMPAQDRVRTMAYARSYLNAGFTVGTGLGALALAFDTAAALVAMVLLNSALSLLNAGLVTRLPAAPVVRHDRAATGSRWAALKDLPYVTTAALLAVMMFHSVILVEILPLWAITHTDAPKPLLGAMLALNTLLVISLQVPAARGATSLPGAARLIRRGALVTAVACPVAALAGRTGGGWTIVVLMGVVVLVTTTELWFSAALWFFQTNVPPAASRGVYLGAAQTISSTADIFAPVGLTLLAIQTGGWGWWVVAAIFVGCALAAGPAVGWVARTPRTGGPTAIPPAASEPDAETAGRPASA; the protein is encoded by the coding sequence ATGGACGGTCACCGATTCGCCGTGTCCCGGCTCCTGCCACCACCCGGGCTGCCCCGGGCCATCGCGTACCGGTCCGCCATGGTCGCCGTCGGCAGCGGCACCTTCCTCACCGGCAGCATCGTGTTCTTCACCGAGGTTCTCGGGCTGAGCCCGGTGCAGATCGGGATCGGCTTCTCGATCGCCGGGCTCGCCGGGGTGGTCACCTCCCTGCCGCTGGGCGCGCTGGCCGACCGGATCGGCGGGCAGCGGTCCTGGGCCGTCGGCGCGCTCGGTTCGGCGCTGACCTTCGCCGCCTATCCGCTCGTGACGTCCTTCGCGGGCTTCGCGATCCTGATGGTGGTGGCCGCCGTCACCGACTCGTTCGCCAACGCCGGACGCACCATCTACACCGCCGCCGCCATGCCGGCGCAGGACCGGGTGCGCACGATGGCGTACGCGCGCTCCTACCTCAACGCCGGGTTCACCGTCGGCACCGGCCTCGGTGCCCTGGCGCTGGCGTTCGACACCGCCGCCGCGCTCGTCGCCATGGTGCTGCTCAACTCGGCGCTGTCCCTGCTCAATGCCGGCCTCGTGACCCGGCTCCCGGCCGCACCGGTGGTGCGCCACGACCGGGCGGCCACCGGCTCGCGGTGGGCGGCCCTGAAGGACCTGCCCTACGTCACGACCGCCGCGCTGCTCGCCGTCATGATGTTCCACTCGGTGATCCTCGTGGAGATCCTGCCGCTGTGGGCAATCACCCACACCGACGCCCCGAAGCCGTTGCTCGGCGCGATGCTGGCCCTCAACACGCTGCTGGTGATCAGCCTGCAGGTGCCGGCGGCGCGCGGGGCGACCTCGCTACCCGGCGCGGCCCGCCTGATCCGGCGGGGCGCGCTGGTCACCGCGGTCGCCTGCCCCGTGGCCGCGCTCGCGGGCCGCACCGGCGGCGGATGGACCATCGTCGTGCTCATGGGCGTCGTGGTGCTGGTGACGACCACCGAGCTGTGGTTCTCGGCGGCCCTGTGGTTCTTCCAGACCAACGTGCCGCCCGCCGCGTCGCGGGGGGTGTACCTCGGCGCGGCCCAGACCATCAGTTCGACGGCGGACATCTTCGCGCCGGTCGGCCTGACCCTCCTCGCGATCCAGACCGGGGGTTGGGGCTGGTGGGTCGTCGCGGCGATCTTCGTGGGCTGCGCGCTCGCCGCCGGCCCGGCCGTCGGCTGGGTCGCTCGGACACCCCGGACCGGCGGGCCCACCGCCATCCCGCCGGCAGCGTCCGAACCGGACGCCGAGACCGCCGGACGACCCGCCTCCGCCTGA
- a CDS encoding MbtH family protein: MSADDDDTRTYAVVVNDEEQFSIWWDDRELPAGWRREGTTGTRDECLARIDEVWTDMRPLSLRRWMDANAATG, from the coding sequence ATGAGCGCTGACGACGACGACACCCGCACGTATGCCGTGGTGGTGAACGACGAGGAACAGTTCTCCATCTGGTGGGACGACCGGGAACTGCCCGCCGGCTGGCGGCGCGAGGGCACCACCGGCACCCGCGACGAGTGCCTCGCCCGGATCGACGAGGTGTGGACGGACATGCGACCGCTGTCGTTGCGGCGCTGGATGGACGCGAACGCGGCCACCGGCTGA
- a CDS encoding non-ribosomal peptide synthetase: MNDSLQRYPALAVQRGMVLQTLRQPGAGVDVQQVTIRWDGPPDRDALTAAWQAATDRHAVLRTAFEVDGDHGVVQVVPSTVAADLRWRDSPVDDFLPIDRYEPFDVGRAPLLRVTTLADHHVVVTFHHAILDGRSTRMLLDEVLADYAARRAGRLPDPPRRPPFADFVHWSGGTVAGAARTGGPEPSTDDAFWQEHLAGVPLPRALPGRLDPAPGARGVPATHEVVLTRQDSDRLRAAAATAGAGVSAVVHAAWALLRGGYGGVDDVTFAVTRSCRYDSVPDAEQILGLLINTVPLRIRCDPEWTVRKFLADVADRIRRIREHQLTPLHAILDRAGLAPDTPLLDTLLVFERQRLATALAEGGPEPARHTARVHRMPGYPLTVHAFDEPELRLGVTWDATGLLTASARRILAQLHHTVLEVAGRPDTRLAELDLGAAREAPLRATWNATRRPYPRDRSVPEVFAARVADDPAATALVVGDRTVSYAQLDRAADRLAWTLRGHGVTGDDPVAVLLPRGEPLIRALLGVLKAGGAYLPVDPASPPARIAGILAASGARLLLTNPAIAADLPDLGPVRMLDVDAPAGPGGGTAAPTPAGPPPRIHPLQLACVLHTSGSSGAPKRVGITHRGVVRLVTGPDFATLGPGERLLQFAPTAFDASTWEIWGALLTGATAVVAPPDPVDLTRLTTLIRTGGVTVAFLTAGLFRQLAEADATALAGVRQLLTGGDVADPGTVRAVLAARGGLPLVNAYGPTENTTLTSCHLMAGDGPVGDRVPIGRPVPQTTVHVLDADGRPVPVGVAGELCTGGDGLARGYLGDPAATARSFVPDPQVPGERLYRTGDVVRWRADGVLEFLGRRDDQVKIRGFRVEPGEVEAVLRAHPQVAAAAVGVRGDGAQRHLVGYVTPAGAAAPTPAGLRDHVAARLPAHLVPAAFVVLDRLPLTAHGKVDRAALPAPDFAQEDPEVAGPASPTEHRLAGLWSRLLPGGRPAASIGRDSSFFALGGNSLTVTRLMFRIREAFGVELGVGPFYRAPTLAATAASIDAATRPELGGQGQAGPMLRRRDRVPHRSGRDRPDHLARLTDGWALWRTVCLRGAGLPVDLLAPLGDTELAAAADRVVAAQAGGDPADVARAEAAYAAVYPDAVSRLTVALHAVAAHPRFREAVAWQNPHALRTGVDALLRRGPGNPTRNTKHRQHEALVTSYLQRYCAKNDTIGFFGPVGWARIEPGAGVRVDATEPPALLAERTVYLEGWAVAAVLAPYAVRLRPWLVPRLMPFLDLAGTTLRVPLAAPVRLRDAEAAVLRACDGVRDANGVAETVLADPGSGLRSTQEVYQVLEALATAHRIAWQPEVAPHDTRPERTMRDQLSRVTDEAVRAPALAALDELCAARDALAATAGDPDGLTTAMAGLEATFTRLAGVPATRRAGTMYAGRTPVYEECLRAGTVGVGEASLDGIRDALGLVLAGARWFTAAGATLYQRLCAEIYQRRAAELGTDVVPLADFWLLAGEALFHPPQRLTALLTTALHRRWADVLTLPAGRRRVRLTAAELAPAVAAAFPPGRPGWPTARQHSPDLMRAGDEWVLGELHPGVNTLRYATWVAYHPDADALRAAQTRDVGAGAVYPAETGQEGGVPTRQSNALTGPDDIRLVFAHDSFGHDPRRSLRVGECDLVGTAGGLRVRSRDGRIDVDLMHVLGDVVGAGLSQLFRVLPPAAHQPRVTIDSLVVSRESWTFTAADLAFAETRDEALRFRQVRAWAGGHGLPRHVFLRCAGERKPVHADLTSLASVDLVARSVRRARRHGGDGATVGVVEMLPAPDQLWLTGPDGRYTAELRVVAVDGTVR, from the coding sequence ATGAACGACAGTCTCCAGCGGTACCCGGCCCTCGCCGTGCAACGCGGCATGGTGCTACAGACCCTCCGGCAACCCGGTGCGGGCGTCGACGTCCAGCAGGTCACGATCAGGTGGGACGGTCCGCCGGACCGGGACGCCCTCACCGCCGCCTGGCAGGCCGCGACCGACCGGCACGCGGTGCTGCGGACGGCCTTCGAGGTCGACGGTGACCACGGCGTGGTCCAGGTCGTACCGTCCACCGTGGCCGCCGACCTGCGGTGGCGGGACTCGCCGGTCGACGACTTCCTCCCCATCGACCGGTACGAACCCTTCGACGTCGGTCGGGCGCCCCTGCTCCGGGTCACCACGCTGGCCGACCACCACGTCGTCGTCACCTTCCACCACGCGATCCTCGACGGTCGCTCCACCCGGATGCTGCTCGACGAGGTCCTCGCCGACTACGCCGCGCGTCGGGCGGGCCGGCTGCCGGACCCGCCACGCCGGCCGCCGTTCGCGGACTTCGTGCACTGGTCGGGCGGCACGGTCGCCGGGGCCGCCCGCACGGGCGGGCCCGAGCCGTCCACCGACGACGCGTTCTGGCAGGAACACCTCGCCGGGGTTCCGCTGCCCAGGGCGCTTCCGGGTCGCCTCGACCCGGCCCCCGGCGCACGCGGCGTGCCGGCCACCCACGAGGTCGTCCTGACCCGGCAGGACTCCGACCGGCTCCGCGCCGCCGCCGCGACGGCCGGGGCCGGTGTCAGCGCGGTGGTCCACGCGGCCTGGGCGCTGCTGCGCGGCGGCTACGGCGGGGTCGACGACGTCACCTTCGCGGTCACCAGATCCTGCCGGTACGACAGCGTCCCGGACGCCGAGCAGATCCTCGGGCTGCTGATCAACACGGTGCCCCTGCGGATCCGGTGTGATCCGGAATGGACGGTGCGGAAGTTCCTCGCCGACGTGGCCGACCGGATCCGGCGGATCCGGGAACACCAGCTCACACCGCTGCACGCCATCCTCGACCGGGCAGGCCTGGCACCCGACACACCACTGCTGGACACCCTCCTGGTGTTCGAACGGCAGCGGCTGGCCACCGCCCTGGCCGAGGGCGGGCCGGAGCCGGCGCGACACACGGCCCGCGTCCACCGGATGCCCGGCTATCCGCTGACGGTGCACGCCTTCGACGAACCGGAGCTGCGCCTGGGCGTGACGTGGGACGCCACCGGGCTGCTGACCGCCTCGGCGCGGCGGATCCTCGCGCAACTGCACCACACCGTGCTCGAGGTGGCCGGTCGGCCGGACACCCGCCTGGCCGAGCTGGATCTCGGCGCCGCCCGGGAGGCGCCACTGCGCGCCACCTGGAACGCCACCCGGCGGCCCTATCCCCGCGACCGGTCCGTCCCCGAGGTCTTCGCGGCGCGCGTCGCCGACGACCCGGCCGCCACCGCGCTGGTGGTCGGCGACCGCACGGTCTCGTACGCGCAGCTGGACCGGGCGGCCGACCGGCTGGCCTGGACGCTGCGCGGCCACGGGGTGACCGGGGACGACCCCGTCGCGGTGCTGCTGCCCCGGGGCGAACCGCTGATCCGGGCCCTGCTGGGCGTGCTCAAGGCAGGCGGGGCCTACCTTCCGGTGGATCCGGCGTCCCCACCCGCCCGGATCGCGGGCATCCTCGCGGCCAGCGGTGCCCGCCTGCTGCTGACCAACCCCGCGATCGCCGCCGACCTGCCCGACCTGGGTCCGGTCCGGATGCTCGACGTCGACGCGCCGGCCGGTCCGGGCGGCGGCACCGCAGCACCGACGCCGGCCGGGCCGCCGCCGCGGATCCACCCGTTGCAGCTCGCCTGCGTCCTGCACACCTCCGGCTCCTCCGGGGCACCCAAGCGGGTCGGGATCACCCACCGGGGCGTGGTGCGGCTGGTGACCGGCCCGGACTTCGCCACCCTCGGCCCCGGCGAGCGGCTGCTCCAGTTCGCCCCGACCGCGTTCGACGCCTCCACCTGGGAGATCTGGGGTGCACTGCTGACCGGCGCCACGGCGGTGGTCGCGCCGCCGGATCCGGTGGACCTCACCCGGCTGACCACGCTGATCCGCACCGGCGGGGTGACCGTCGCCTTCCTCACCGCCGGGCTGTTCCGGCAGCTCGCCGAGGCCGACGCCACGGCGTTGGCGGGAGTCCGGCAGCTCCTCACCGGCGGGGACGTGGCCGACCCGGGCACGGTCCGCGCCGTACTCGCCGCGCGCGGCGGGCTGCCGTTGGTCAACGCGTACGGGCCGACCGAGAACACGACGTTGACCAGTTGTCACCTGATGGCCGGCGACGGGCCGGTGGGTGACCGGGTGCCGATCGGCCGTCCCGTGCCGCAGACCACCGTCCACGTGCTCGACGCCGACGGCCGGCCGGTGCCGGTCGGGGTCGCGGGTGAGCTGTGCACGGGCGGCGACGGGCTGGCCCGCGGCTACCTCGGCGATCCGGCGGCGACCGCCCGGTCGTTCGTGCCGGATCCACAGGTGCCCGGCGAGCGCCTCTACCGCACCGGTGACGTCGTCCGCTGGCGCGCGGACGGGGTGCTGGAGTTCCTCGGCCGCCGCGACGACCAGGTGAAGATCCGGGGGTTCCGGGTCGAACCGGGCGAGGTCGAGGCGGTGCTCAGGGCCCACCCGCAGGTCGCGGCGGCGGCGGTGGGTGTGCGGGGCGACGGGGCGCAGCGTCACCTGGTCGGCTACGTCACGCCGGCCGGCGCGGCGGCCCCGACCCCGGCGGGCCTGCGGGACCACGTCGCCGCCCGGCTGCCGGCGCACCTGGTGCCGGCCGCGTTCGTCGTCCTCGACCGGCTGCCGCTGACCGCCCACGGGAAGGTCGACCGGGCGGCGCTGCCGGCACCCGACTTCGCGCAGGAGGATCCGGAGGTCGCCGGCCCCGCCTCGCCGACCGAACACCGGTTGGCGGGGCTGTGGTCCCGGCTGCTGCCCGGCGGGCGACCGGCCGCGAGCATCGGACGGGACAGCAGCTTCTTCGCCCTCGGCGGCAACTCGCTGACGGTCACCCGGTTGATGTTCCGGATCCGTGAGGCGTTCGGCGTCGAGTTGGGCGTGGGCCCCTTCTACCGGGCACCGACGCTGGCCGCGACGGCGGCGTCGATCGACGCGGCGACCCGCCCGGAGTTGGGCGGTCAGGGGCAGGCCGGTCCGATGCTGCGCCGCCGCGACCGCGTCCCGCACCGCAGCGGGCGGGACCGGCCCGACCACCTGGCCCGGTTGACCGACGGGTGGGCCCTGTGGCGAACCGTCTGCCTGCGCGGTGCCGGCCTCCCCGTCGACCTGCTGGCCCCGCTGGGCGACACGGAACTGGCCGCCGCCGCCGACCGGGTGGTGGCGGCCCAGGCCGGCGGCGACCCGGCCGATGTCGCCCGCGCCGAGGCGGCGTACGCGGCCGTCTACCCGGACGCGGTCAGTCGGCTCACCGTCGCGCTGCACGCGGTGGCGGCCCACCCCCGGTTCCGCGAGGCGGTGGCCTGGCAGAACCCGCACGCGCTGCGCACCGGCGTCGACGCGCTGCTGCGACGGGGCCCCGGGAACCCGACCCGCAACACCAAGCACCGCCAGCACGAGGCACTGGTCACCAGCTACCTCCAGCGCTACTGCGCGAAGAACGACACCATCGGGTTCTTCGGTCCGGTCGGCTGGGCGCGGATCGAGCCGGGTGCGGGTGTCCGGGTCGACGCCACGGAGCCACCGGCGCTGCTCGCCGAACGGACGGTCTACCTGGAGGGCTGGGCGGTCGCGGCGGTGCTGGCGCCCTACGCGGTCCGGCTGCGTCCGTGGCTCGTACCCCGACTCATGCCGTTCCTGGACCTGGCCGGGACGACGCTGCGGGTGCCGCTCGCCGCACCGGTGCGGTTGCGCGACGCCGAGGCCGCGGTGTTGCGCGCCTGCGACGGGGTCCGCGACGCCAACGGGGTCGCCGAGACGGTGCTGGCCGACCCGGGGTCGGGCCTGCGGTCGACACAGGAGGTGTACCAGGTGTTGGAGGCGTTGGCGACAGCCCACCGGATCGCCTGGCAGCCGGAGGTGGCACCACACGACACCCGGCCGGAGCGCACCATGCGGGACCAACTGAGCCGGGTCACCGACGAGGCCGTCCGCGCGCCCGCGCTCGCCGCCCTCGACGAGCTCTGCGCCGCCCGGGACGCGCTGGCCGCGACCGCCGGTGACCCGGACGGGTTGACCACCGCGATGGCCGGCCTGGAGGCCACCTTCACCCGGCTGGCCGGCGTCCCGGCCACCCGGCGGGCCGGCACGATGTACGCCGGGCGCACGCCCGTCTACGAGGAGTGCCTGCGGGCCGGCACGGTCGGTGTCGGCGAGGCGAGCCTGGACGGGATCCGCGACGCGCTCGGCCTGGTGTTGGCCGGCGCGCGGTGGTTCACCGCCGCCGGCGCGACGCTCTACCAGCGACTCTGTGCCGAGATCTACCAGCGGCGGGCCGCCGAGCTGGGCACCGACGTGGTTCCGCTGGCCGACTTCTGGCTGCTGGCCGGCGAGGCGCTGTTCCACCCGCCGCAACGGCTGACCGCCCTGCTCACCACCGCGCTGCACCGGCGCTGGGCCGACGTCCTGACGCTGCCGGCGGGCCGGCGGCGGGTCCGGCTCACGGCGGCGGAACTGGCGCCGGCGGTGGCCGCCGCCTTCCCGCCGGGCCGGCCCGGCTGGCCGACCGCGCGGCAGCACAGCCCGGACCTGATGCGGGCCGGCGACGAGTGGGTGCTGGGCGAGCTGCACCCGGGCGTCAACACGCTGCGGTACGCCACCTGGGTGGCCTACCACCCCGACGCTGACGCGCTGCGCGCCGCGCAGACCCGGGACGTGGGCGCCGGGGCGGTCTATCCCGCCGAGACCGGCCAGGAGGGTGGCGTGCCGACCCGGCAGAGCAACGCCCTGACCGGGCCCGACGACATTCGGCTCGTGTTCGCGCACGACTCGTTCGGGCACGACCCGCGCCGGAGCCTGCGGGTCGGCGAGTGCGACCTGGTCGGGACGGCCGGCGGGCTGCGGGTGCGGTCGCGCGACGGACGGATCGACGTGGACCTGATGCACGTCCTCGGTGACGTGGTCGGTGCCGGGCTGTCGCAGCTCTTCCGCGTGTTGCCCCCGGCGGCGCACCAGCCCAGGGTCACCATCGACTCCCTCGTGGTCAGCCGCGAGTCGTGGACGTTCACCGCCGCCGACCTGGCCTTCGCCGAGACCCGCGACGAGGCGCTGCGGTTCCGGCAGGTGCGGGCCTGGGCCGGCGGGCACGGCCTGCCGCGCCACGTGTTCCTGCGCTGCGCCGGCGAGCGGAAACCGGTCCACGCCGACCTGACCAGCCTCGCCTCGGTCGACCTGGTGGCCCGCTCGGTGCGCCGCGCCCGCCGGCACGGCGGCGACGGTGCCACGGTCGGGGTGGTGGAGATGTTGCCGGCGCCGGACCAGCTCTGGCTCACCGGGCCCGACGGCCGGTACACCGCCGAGCTGCGGGTGGTCGCGGTCGACGGGACGGTGCGCTGA
- a CDS encoding non-ribosomal peptide synthetase, translating to MSVFEFPASAAQRRMWLLDQLDPGQPTYHVGWAVWLDGFLDTAALDGAWAAVVRRHEILRTTFRANGGRPVQVIDESARASALEVVLLDHLPEADREAAARTALREHARTPLPLERGPLTRVRLLRLGPQRHVLALVAHHAIVDGWSMRLLFDELSADYEALRAGRPAASVEPPLQYADFALWEREHADAGGHAEAERFWPAELAGAPPEVPLPVDHPYPDRLSPAAAEVAVPVDGELAGALRRLAGARGSTLFTVLLTAYAALLSRLSGADEVLVGVPVAGRTRIETEPMLGLFANTVAIRAVLHGDPTLAELLDRLHAATARAQAHQDLPFARVVELCRPQRHPSRAPLVQVMCTVEESLPPFGRGALRWRPELVPTGTGKFELELAAVTGPDELTVTLRYLTDLFTPQGAGRLADALAAILTALATAPQTRVCDVDVLAPATADLVTRVWPAAGSGSVPPPGSTAAALVATIDAGDRTVIRGDDVTLTGTELRGLTARIAAGLRGLGVRAQDTVGIVLPRGARPLPALLGVWWIGAAYLPLDPTHPPHRLHGMLTDAGVRVVVTDSRAVPAPLLAELAASVTLLDLTAGEATAAARRDDAGHPPADTAAGEAPDDTATEPAVGQPCAVPATAAAYVLFTSGSTGRPKAVTVTQGAVAHLLHAFRELIPLGPADRVVSVSPFAFDIALLDLLLPLLCGAPVVVAGDDDVIDGNRLRRLLTTTGATMLQATPTTWRMLVAAGGVPAGVRLRLSGGEALPRALADALAEPGTRLWNLYGPTETTVYSTGAQVQPGSAPPDLGPAVAGSRVYVLDRWLRPVPPGVVGEICIGGAGVARGYAGAPGGTAERFVPDPFTPGGRLYRSGDLGRWLPNGRIEPLGRADRQVKVRGFRVETAEVEAVLRGHPQVRDAVVTAMSDVDNDGMRLVGYVVTDPAGTEPPAGLPEYARRFLPAHMVPAVLVALPELPRTSRGKLDLRALPRPEPGVGSGAAPVAARTPMERELAALVADLLGLPDPVGVADNFFVLGGHSVKATQLMARIWTAYGVDLPVRTLFDDPTVAGLAAAVSAAGATTHPGAAATRAGTAPAGTDATARSGGAGYLDTLTDDDVDDLLADLDRPSRWDG from the coding sequence ATGTCGGTCTTCGAGTTCCCGGCGTCGGCGGCGCAGCGGCGGATGTGGCTGCTCGACCAGTTGGACCCGGGCCAGCCGACCTACCACGTCGGGTGGGCGGTGTGGCTGGACGGCTTCCTGGACACCGCCGCCCTCGACGGGGCCTGGGCGGCGGTGGTGCGGCGGCACGAGATCCTGCGCACCACCTTCCGGGCCAACGGCGGGCGACCGGTCCAGGTGATCGACGAGAGTGCCCGCGCGTCCGCCCTTGAGGTCGTGCTGCTCGACCACCTGCCGGAGGCGGACCGGGAGGCGGCGGCCCGCACCGCGCTGCGGGAGCACGCCCGCACCCCGTTGCCGCTGGAGCGTGGCCCGTTGACCCGGGTGCGGCTGCTGCGGCTCGGCCCGCAGCGGCACGTCCTGGCGCTGGTGGCGCACCACGCGATCGTCGACGGCTGGTCGATGCGGCTGCTGTTCGACGAACTCTCCGCCGACTACGAGGCGTTGCGCGCCGGCCGGCCGGCCGCCTCGGTCGAGCCGCCCCTGCAGTACGCGGACTTCGCCCTCTGGGAGCGGGAGCACGCCGACGCGGGCGGCCACGCCGAGGCGGAACGTTTCTGGCCGGCCGAACTGGCCGGCGCCCCACCGGAGGTGCCGCTGCCGGTCGACCACCCGTACCCCGACCGGTTGTCGCCGGCCGCCGCCGAGGTGGCGGTGCCGGTCGACGGGGAGCTGGCCGGGGCGCTGCGTCGCCTGGCCGGCGCACGGGGCAGCACGCTGTTCACCGTCCTGCTGACCGCGTACGCGGCACTGCTGTCCCGGCTCAGCGGCGCCGACGAGGTGCTCGTCGGCGTGCCGGTGGCCGGACGCACCCGCATCGAGACCGAACCGATGCTCGGCCTGTTCGCCAACACCGTCGCGATCCGGGCGGTGCTGCACGGTGACCCGACGCTCGCCGAACTCCTCGACCGGCTGCACGCCGCCACCGCCCGCGCCCAGGCCCACCAGGACCTGCCGTTCGCGCGGGTGGTCGAGCTGTGCCGGCCGCAGCGGCACCCGTCCCGGGCACCGCTGGTGCAGGTGATGTGCACGGTCGAGGAGTCGCTGCCGCCGTTCGGGCGGGGGGCGCTGCGCTGGCGGCCCGAGCTGGTGCCCACCGGCACCGGCAAGTTCGAACTGGAACTGGCCGCCGTCACCGGCCCCGACGAGCTGACCGTGACGCTGCGGTATCTCACCGACCTGTTCACCCCGCAGGGCGCGGGCCGGCTCGCCGACGCCCTGGCCGCGATCCTGACCGCGCTGGCGACCGCCCCGCAGACCCGGGTCTGCGACGTGGACGTTCTCGCCCCGGCGACGGCGGACCTCGTCACCCGGGTGTGGCCGGCGGCCGGCTCCGGGTCGGTCCCACCACCGGGAAGCACCGCGGCGGCGCTGGTGGCCACGATCGACGCCGGCGACCGGACGGTGATCCGGGGCGACGACGTGACCCTGACCGGGACCGAACTGCGCGGGCTCACCGCCCGGATCGCCGCCGGTCTGCGAGGGCTCGGCGTGCGGGCCCAGGACACCGTCGGCATCGTCCTGCCCCGGGGAGCACGACCGCTCCCGGCGCTGCTGGGCGTCTGGTGGATCGGGGCGGCGTACCTGCCGCTCGACCCGACCCACCCGCCGCACCGGCTGCACGGGATGCTCACCGACGCCGGGGTACGGGTGGTCGTCACCGACAGCCGCGCCGTCCCCGCGCCGCTGCTGGCCGAGCTGGCGGCGTCGGTGACCCTGCTCGACCTGACGGCCGGGGAGGCGACCGCAGCGGCACGACGAGACGACGCCGGCCACCCACCAGCCGACACGGCGGCGGGGGAGGCGCCCGACGACACGGCGACAGAACCGGCGGTGGGGCAGCCGTGTGCGGTCCCGGCGACGGCGGCGGCGTACGTGCTGTTCACGTCGGGGTCCACCGGGCGGCCGAAGGCCGTCACCGTCACCCAGGGCGCGGTGGCGCACCTGCTGCACGCCTTCCGCGAGCTGATCCCGCTGGGGCCGGCCGACCGGGTCGTGTCGGTGAGCCCGTTCGCGTTCGACATCGCCCTGCTCGACCTGCTCCTGCCGCTGCTGTGCGGGGCACCTGTGGTGGTGGCCGGCGACGACGACGTGATCGACGGCAACCGGCTGCGGCGGCTGCTGACCACGACCGGGGCCACGATGCTCCAGGCGACGCCGACGACCTGGCGGATGCTGGTCGCGGCCGGTGGGGTGCCGGCCGGGGTGCGGCTGCGCCTCAGCGGCGGGGAGGCGCTGCCCCGGGCCCTCGCCGACGCCCTGGCGGAGCCGGGCACGCGCCTGTGGAACCTGTACGGCCCGACGGAGACGACCGTCTACTCGACCGGGGCGCAGGTGCAGCCGGGTTCGGCGCCGCCGGATCTCGGCCCGGCCGTCGCCGGCAGCCGGGTCTACGTGCTGGACAGGTGGCTGCGGCCGGTGCCGCCCGGCGTGGTCGGGGAGATCTGCATCGGCGGCGCGGGGGTCGCCCGGGGCTACGCCGGGGCACCCGGCGGAACCGCCGAACGGTTCGTGCCCGACCCGTTCACCCCCGGCGGCCGGCTCTACCGCAGCGGGGACCTGGGCAGGTGGCTGCCGAACGGGCGGATCGAGCCGCTGGGGCGGGCCGACCGGCAGGTGAAGGTGCGCGGGTTCCGGGTCGAGACGGCGGAGGTCGAGGCGGTGCTGCGCGGCCACCCGCAGGTCCGCGACGCGGTCGTCACGGCGATGTCCGACGTGGACAACGACGGCATGCGGCTGGTCGGCTACGTGGTCACCGATCCGGCCGGGACCGAACCGCCGGCGGGGTTGCCCGAGTACGCGCGCCGGTTCCTGCCCGCCCACATGGTGCCGGCGGTCCTGGTGGCGCTGCCGGAGCTGCCCCGGACCTCCCGCGGCAAGCTGGACCTGCGCGCCCTGCCCCGGCCCGAACCGGGTGTCGGTTCCGGTGCGGCGCCGGTGGCTGCGCGTACCCCGATGGAGCGGGAACTGGCGGCGCTGGTGGCCGACCTGCTGGGCCTGCCCGATCCGGTGGGGGTCGCCGACAACTTCTTCGTCCTGGGCGGGCACTCCGTGAAGGCCACCCAGCTGATGGCCCGGATCTGGACGGCGTACGGGGTGGACCTGCCGGTCCGGACGCTCTTCGACGACCCGACCGTGGCCGGCCTGGCTGCCGCGGTCAGCGCCGCCGGGGCCACGACGCACCCGGGGGCCGCCGCGACGCGCGCCGGCACCGCGCCGGCGGGGACCGACGCCACGGCTCGATCCGGCGGCGCGGGCTACCTCGACACGTTGACCGACGACGACGTCGACGACCTGCTCGCCGACCTGGACCGGCCGTCGAGGTGGGACGGATGA